A single genomic interval of Centropristis striata isolate RG_2023a ecotype Rhode Island chromosome 8, C.striata_1.0, whole genome shotgun sequence harbors:
- the rusc1 gene encoding uncharacterized protein rusc1 isoform X2, producing MQSSSCSSQPTKPRRFDVSRRTNPVAGPKSHGPGFQREDKNMNTITTSSPRRATKGPAAPTRTRVGVQPRAPVAQSRFGPQKQASTISKSAKPKPKSARASAAAKIAPAAAAPPLPSALPLDPNCNEPSLPCLCCDGRSPQDNNSMFNHNHNNNNTISIRQQLKLPPPPALLPQRQDGKGAKEQPPSQAQAQLESSARPAASLENEGKNADASADLDNKKNVKVEEEDDEEESSGDIDIDDDEEDADNDDDDDDDDDDTLVPSCCDCPPSLLEFSLTSSTSSSSTSISSCSDLESDCADQSASMCSSNDQDNLSVALSPKDQAPDRPPPSRSPPSLPLNRNPFILTSHSPVAPDSPDEGYPSALDSPSPDYLGVKGDSEVTKLGLLDFLESVGEFGKMERFSQVIQVARWDLEGEQHWDVLRDRLDHLDRLEKVNREVKLAYIARLHEKGFDLGDLEEQDLSDVMDEMGNIDIPWKLYKSGRGAMGDSQEFSDAGVDLTAPSDCEDPLAPDSLTPSPVEPPPRPPKPPARHASVSSDLHTYINISRETTSMAVSTSPTLSTFSPNSSSPTFTTFRCEKPLPPSPPSIPPLPTSKPVPYLTLYTTPSPPPSIPTPTPPIPPPRKRHLARKEAQRLAALQAQHEKTPLSLPPPTTRPPPLPPPPVISISSSSPPAIPPPPALPPPPSFHALDVEIRKLLMLAGLTQAELLKLSPELGVCVGGLEDEGDGDHIISSRSGEEYEFRLKEREEDKECDTELMVRDGWSSRGKLEGDRRADFAAEGNKKEESTQRTTSFTEMARRRKRSSGVTSDPYYSTGFSNTHETKAKSFEAFRYPNEVPDSPPPPPPPRPLPPIPPSVPPHKVSTLLANSAQPERFDWLIAFTPDCEGPPKLPPVAMRKSVVEAQKKLSSSGSSPGSAPKVTTFKEMRNRNKSASPPTKVITDPDPDPNVITPDADILYNLRWRREKAGSDGSQWEYTSQAQAFFMQPPPALTSMAALKEMLQRADEEGRQPELCPSQKIGCSVSDSSLWTMGREWEGEEAKREEKEGKEEEEKEKVEVRGRADGGRTFESRTTAVRSVSFAGSVPRTETSWMGEDVKHPMRGLGLSSMCLQEKKALVSAVSVAVEAILAQFSSSRTVVQKALSGDSTINPSLGRLVLQCLCPALHSLLTDGLKPHQSDLIAGRRPNSAWGLVQASTRPGPKTQALFNLQVRVGQLPQLRQSKHRFNAFLLGLLNTKFLDFWLSHLQSCSDVLETYYRPTSFMRLSMTTCQPLFEELLLVLQPLSLLTFNLDLLFQHHHLEPDSLSPEIPSPPCQDAGFQLSTEGSQSKPTGCRYIESLSEVDFGSPEHQAAKEKSSPLFNPKNGGSGESTQRGAAPIKASSTLGQTSPQLLWVPEKEIGDLPPPDVEEDSLTQQAGQMIQQGWGAMIRWGGRLSHNLSEMSVKKEEMRMNLPSQAESDFAPVSSGAQVPWGLGRLFGASKSLSSPPVHTPPTRRPSQWLAPGVTALTRMVSSNSTPVIRRAPEPLGEREPESEKEADTLEMKDKPRPLRSVRTLCDHSGAGSELSFCKGEELVVLGGVDQDWIRCRQGDREGLVPIGYTSLIM from the exons ATGCAGTCCTCTAGCTGCTCCTCTCAGCCTACAAAGCCGCGACGCTTTGACGTCAGCAGGCGGACCAATCCCGTAGCTGGACCAAAGTCTCATGGCCCTGGTTTCCAGAGGGAGGATAAAAACATGAACACGATCACCACGTCCTCCCCACGGCGGGCTACTAAAGGCCCTGCTGCCCCCACCAGGACCAGGGTGGGAGTGCAGCCTCGAGCACCAGTAGCCCAGTCCAGGTTTGGCCCACAAAAACAGGCTTCCACCATCTCCAAATCAGCTAAGCCCAAACCCAAGAGTGCTCGTGCATCTGCTGCAGCTAAAATTGCGCCAGCAGCCGCCGCGCCTCCGCTCCCCTCAGCCCTGCCTCTTGACCCGAACTGCAACGAGCCGAGCCTCCCGTGTCTGTGCTGCGATGGTCGCTCCCCGCAAGACAACAACAGCATGTTCAACCATaaccacaataacaacaacaccatCTCTATCAGGCAGCAACTGAAGCTACCGCCTCCTCCGGCCTTGTTGCCCCAGAGGCAGGATGGGAAAGGGGCCAAGGAGCAGCCTCCCTCCCAAGCACAGGCCCAGCTGGAGTCCTCCGCCCGCCCTGCTGCCAGTCTGGAAAACGAAGGCAAGAATGCTGACGCAAGTGCTGATCtggacaacaagaaaaatgtaaaagtagaGGAAGAAGATGACGAGGAAGAGAGCAGTGGGGATATTGatattgatgatgatgaagaggatgctgacaatgatgatgatgacgacgatgatgatgatgacaccCTGGTTCCCTCATGCTGTGACTGTCCCCCCTCCCTCCTGGAGTTCTCCCTcacctcctctacctcctcgtCCTCCACATCCATCAGCTCCTGCTCTGATCTGGAGTCTGACTGTGCAGATCAATCTGCCTCCATGTGTTCGTCCAACGACCAAGATAATCTTTCTGTCGCTCTGTCCCCCAAAGACCAAGCCCCTGATCGCCCGCCTCCTTCACGTTCACCCCCGTCTCTTCCTCTCAACCGCAATCCCTTCATCTTAACATCACATTCCCCAGTTGCCCCTGACTCCCCAGACGAGGGCTACCCCTCTGCCCTGGACTCCCCTTCCCCTGACTACTTAGGAGTCAAAGGTGattctgaggtcaccaaacTAGGTTTACTTGACTTTCTAGAATCAGTCGGGGAGTTTGGGAAAATGGAGCGCTTCAGCCAGGTGATCCAAGTGGCCCGTTGGGATCTGGAGGGGGAGCAACACTGGGATGTTCTGAGGGATCGGCTAGATCACCTGGATCGCCTGGAAAAGGTGAATAGAGAAGTAAAACTGGCCTACATTGCCAGACTCCACGAGAAGGGATTTGATCTTGGAGACCTAGAAGAGCAGGATCTCTCAGACGTCATGGATGAAATGGGCAACATCGACATTCCCTGGAAGTTGTATAAAAGCGGCAGAGGGGCGATGGGAGACTCTCAGGAGTTCTCAGATGCGGGGGTCGACCTCACAGCTCCGTCAGACTGTGAGGATCCTCTCGCTCCTGATTCACTCACCCCTTCTCCTGTCGAGCCTCCGCCAAGACCCCCCAAACCTCCGGCGCGTCATGCCAGCGTGAGCTCCGACCTCCATACCTACATCAATATCAGCAGGGAGACCACCTCCATGGCTGTCTCCACCTCTCCTACATTGTCTACTTTCTCCCCTAACTCCTCATCCCCTACATTCACCACTTTTAGATGTGAGAAACCCCTTCCTCCATCTCCACCCTCCATTCCTCCTCTCCCCACCTCTAAACCGGTCCCTTACCTTACCCTTTATAccaccccctctcctcctccatccatccccacCCCGACTCCTCCCATCCCTCCGCCTCGGAAGCGCCACCTTGCCAGAAAGGAGGCCCAGCGGCTCGCTGCTCTCCAAGCCCAACATGAAAAGACCCCCCTCTCCCTTCCTCCTCCGACCACACGCCCCCCACCTCTGCCACCTCCGCCAGTTATCTCaatctcctcctcatctcccccTGCCATACCACCTCCACCTGCTCtgcctcctcccccctccttccACGCACTGGATGTAGAAATTCGGAAGCTACTGATGCTTGCTGGATTGACCCAAGCTGAGCTCCTCAAACTCAGCCCAGAGCTTGGAGTTTGTGTTGGAGGGTTAGAGGATGAGGGAGATGGAGATCATATTATCTCGTCCAGGTCTGGAGAGGAATACGAGTTCAGActaaaagagagggaggaggataAGGAATGTGACACCGAGTTAATGGTTAGAGACGGATGGAGCAGCAGAGGCAAACTGGAAGGAGATCGAAGAGCAGATTTTGCAGCAGAAGGCAATAAGAAAGAGGAGAGCACACAGAGAACCACCTCGTTCACTGAGATGGcaaggagaaggaagaggagcagcggtgtgacctctgacccttaCTACAGCACAGGTTTTAGCAATACACATGAAACTAAAGCAAAGAGCTTTGAGGCTTTCCGGTATCCTAACGAGGTTCCAGATtcacctccccctcctccccctcctcgaCCCCTGCCCCCAATCCCCCCATCTGTGCCACCCCACAAAGTCAGCACTCTGCTGGCTAACTCTGCACAGCCTGAGCGATTTGATTGGCTCATAGCATTCACACCTGACTGTGAAGGCCCACCAAAGCTTCCACCCGTGGCAATGAGAAAATCTGTCGTGGAAGCTCAAAAGAAGCTCAGTTCATCGGGGTCGTCTCCAGGGTCAGCTCCTAAggttacaacatttaaagagATGCGCAATCGCAACAAGAGCGCCTCCCCACCAACAAAGGTGATCACTGATCCAGACCCTGACCCTAATGTTATCACTCCAGATGCAGATATACTGTACAACCTGAGGTGGAGAAGGGAGAAGGCAGGCAGCGATGGCAGCCAATGGGAGTACACCTCTCAGGCGCAGGCCTTCTTCATGCAGCCGCCACCGGCACTCACCTCGATGGCCGCTCTGAAGGAAATGCTCCAGAGAGCTGATGAAGAGGGTAGACAACCAGAGCTGTGCCCATCACAGAAGATCGGCTGCTCAGTCAGTGACAGCAGCCTGTGGACCATGGGCAGAGAGTGGGAGGGTGAAGAAGCTAAGAGGGAGGAAAAAGaagggaaagaagaagaagagaaggagaaggtgGAGGTGAGAGGACGAGCCGATGGAGGAAGGACTTTTGAATCGAGAACTACAG CTGTTCGCAGTGTCTCATTCGCTGGCTCTGTACCGAGGACAGAGACGTCCTGGATGGGCGAAGATGTGAAACATCCAATGAGAGGTCTGGGCCTGTCCTCTATGtgcctgcaggaaaaaaaag CTCTGGTCAGTGCGGTCAGTGTGGCAGTGGAAGCCATCTTGGCCCAGTTCAGCTCTTCTCGGACTGTCGTTCAGAAG GCCTTATCAGGAGACAGCACTATAAATCCATCTCTGGGCCGTCTGGTGCTGCAGTGTCTCTGCCCTGCCCTGCACAGCTTGCTGACCGACGGCTTGAAACCACACCAGAGTGACCTGATTGCAGGCAGGAGGCCAAATTCTGCCTGGGGTCTGGTCCAGGCTTCAACCAGGCCAG GTCCTAAAACTCAAGCGCTGTTCAATCTACAAGTTCGTGTTGGACAGCTGCCCCAGCTCAGACAGAGCAAACACAGGTTCAACGCATTCCTCCTCGGCCTACTGAA CACCAAGTTCCTTGATTTCTGGCTGTCCCACCTCCAGTCCTGCAGTG ATGTGCTGGAGACGTATTACCGCCCCACCTCCTTTATGCGTCTGTCGATGACCACCTGCCAGCCTCTGTTCGAGGAGCTGCTCCTCGTGTTGCAGCCTCTCAGCCTGCTGACCTTCAACCTCGACCTGCTCTTCCAGCACCACCACTTAGAGCCAGACAGTCTCAGTCCGGAGATCCCCAGTCCACCTTGTCAGGATGCTGGATTCCAGCTTTCGACAGAGGGGTCCCAATCCAAACCCACAGGCTGCAGATATATCGAAAGCCTCTCGGAAGTAGACTTTGGGAGCCCAGAACATCAGGCAGCGAAAGAAAAATCATCCCCGTTGTTTAATCCAAAGAATGGAGGATCAGGAGAGTCAACACAAAGAGGTGCTGCACCCATAAAGGCTTCATCTACTCTCGGGCAGACAAGTCCTCAGCTGCTGTGGGTGCCGGAGAAGGAAATTGGAGACTTACCTCCTCCTGATGTCGAGGAGGACAGCCTCACTCAGCAGGCAGGACAG ATGATCCAGCAGGGATGGGGGGCTATGATCCGCTGGGGAGGCAGACTGAGTCACAACCTGTCTGAGATGAGCGTGAagaaggaggagatgaggatGAATCTGCCCTCCCAAGCAGAAAGTGACTTTGCTCCGGTCAGCAGCGGTGCTCAGGTCCCCTGGGGTCTCGGGCGACTCTTCGGAGCCTCGAAAAGCCTCAGCAGCCCCCCAGTTCACACACCACCAACCAG gcGTCCCTCTCAGTGGCTGGCTCCTGGTGTCACTGCACTGACCCGAATGGTGAGCAGCAACTCCACCCCAGTAATAAGGAGGGCCCCGGAGCCCCTGGGAGAACGTGAGCCAGAGTCAGAGAAAGAGGCCGACACACTGGAGATGAAGGACAAACCCAGACCCCTCAG GTCAGTACGAACGCTGTGCGACCACTCTGGAGCAGGTTCGGAGCTCAGCTTCTGCAAAGGGGAGGAACTGGTGGTGTTGGGAGGAGTCGATCAGGACTGGATTCGCTGTCgtcagggagacagagaggggctGGTACCTATTGGCTACACCTCTCTCATCATGTGA
- the rusc1 gene encoding uncharacterized protein rusc1 isoform X1, which yields MQSSSCSSQPTKPRRFDVSRRTNPVAGPKSHGPGFQREDKNMNTITTSSPRRATKGPAAPTRTRVGVQPRAPVAQSRFGPQKQASTISKSAKPKPKSARASAAAKIAPAAAAPPLPSALPLDPNCNEPSLPCLCCDGRSPQDNNSMFNHNHNNNNTISIRQQLKLPPPPALLPQRQDGKGAKEQPPSQAQAQLESSARPAASLENEGKNADASADLDNKKNVKVEEEDDEEESSGDIDIDDDEEDADNDDDDDDDDDDTLVPSCCDCPPSLLEFSLTSSTSSSSTSISSCSDLESDCADQSASMCSSNDQDNLSVALSPKDQAPDRPPPSRSPPSLPLNRNPFILTSHSPVAPDSPDEGYPSALDSPSPDYLGVKGDSEVTKLGLLDFLESVGEFGKMERFSQVIQVARWDLEGEQHWDVLRDRLDHLDRLEKVNREVKLAYIARLHEKGFDLGDLEEQDLSDVMDEMGNIDIPWKLYKSGRGAMGDSQEFSDAGVDLTAPSDCEDPLAPDSLTPSPVEPPPRPPKPPARHASVSSDLHTYINISRETTSMAVSTSPTLSTFSPNSSSPTFTTFRCEKPLPPSPPSIPPLPTSKPVPYLTLYTTPSPPPSIPTPTPPIPPPRKRHLARKEAQRLAALQAQHEKTPLSLPPPTTRPPPLPPPPVISISSSSPPAIPPPPALPPPPSFHALDVEIRKLLMLAGLTQAELLKLSPELGVCVGGLEDEGDGDHIISSRSGEEYEFRLKEREEDKECDTELMVRDGWSSRGKLEGDRRADFAAEGNKKEESTQRTTSFTEMARRRKRSSGVTSDPYYSTGFSNTHETKAKSFEAFRYPNEVPDSPPPPPPPRPLPPIPPSVPPHKVSTLLANSAQPERFDWLIAFTPDCEGPPKLPPVAMRKSVVEAQKKLSSSGSSPGSAPKVTTFKEMRNRNKSASPPTKVITDPDPDPNVITPDADILYNLRWRREKAGSDGSQWEYTSQAQAFFMQPPPALTSMAALKEMLQRADEEGRQPELCPSQKIGCSVSDSSLWTMGREWEGEEAKREEKEGKEEEEKEKVEVRGRADGGRTFESRTTAVRSVSFAGSVPRTETSWMGEDVKHPMRGLGLSSMCLQEKKALVSAVSVAVEAILAQFSSSRTVVQKSLSVNKALSGDSTINPSLGRLVLQCLCPALHSLLTDGLKPHQSDLIAGRRPNSAWGLVQASTRPGPKTQALFNLQVRVGQLPQLRQSKHRFNAFLLGLLNTKFLDFWLSHLQSCSDVLETYYRPTSFMRLSMTTCQPLFEELLLVLQPLSLLTFNLDLLFQHHHLEPDSLSPEIPSPPCQDAGFQLSTEGSQSKPTGCRYIESLSEVDFGSPEHQAAKEKSSPLFNPKNGGSGESTQRGAAPIKASSTLGQTSPQLLWVPEKEIGDLPPPDVEEDSLTQQAGQMIQQGWGAMIRWGGRLSHNLSEMSVKKEEMRMNLPSQAESDFAPVSSGAQVPWGLGRLFGASKSLSSPPVHTPPTRRPSQWLAPGVTALTRMVSSNSTPVIRRAPEPLGEREPESEKEADTLEMKDKPRPLRSVRTLCDHSGAGSELSFCKGEELVVLGGVDQDWIRCRQGDREGLVPIGYTSLIM from the exons ATGCAGTCCTCTAGCTGCTCCTCTCAGCCTACAAAGCCGCGACGCTTTGACGTCAGCAGGCGGACCAATCCCGTAGCTGGACCAAAGTCTCATGGCCCTGGTTTCCAGAGGGAGGATAAAAACATGAACACGATCACCACGTCCTCCCCACGGCGGGCTACTAAAGGCCCTGCTGCCCCCACCAGGACCAGGGTGGGAGTGCAGCCTCGAGCACCAGTAGCCCAGTCCAGGTTTGGCCCACAAAAACAGGCTTCCACCATCTCCAAATCAGCTAAGCCCAAACCCAAGAGTGCTCGTGCATCTGCTGCAGCTAAAATTGCGCCAGCAGCCGCCGCGCCTCCGCTCCCCTCAGCCCTGCCTCTTGACCCGAACTGCAACGAGCCGAGCCTCCCGTGTCTGTGCTGCGATGGTCGCTCCCCGCAAGACAACAACAGCATGTTCAACCATaaccacaataacaacaacaccatCTCTATCAGGCAGCAACTGAAGCTACCGCCTCCTCCGGCCTTGTTGCCCCAGAGGCAGGATGGGAAAGGGGCCAAGGAGCAGCCTCCCTCCCAAGCACAGGCCCAGCTGGAGTCCTCCGCCCGCCCTGCTGCCAGTCTGGAAAACGAAGGCAAGAATGCTGACGCAAGTGCTGATCtggacaacaagaaaaatgtaaaagtagaGGAAGAAGATGACGAGGAAGAGAGCAGTGGGGATATTGatattgatgatgatgaagaggatgctgacaatgatgatgatgacgacgatgatgatgatgacaccCTGGTTCCCTCATGCTGTGACTGTCCCCCCTCCCTCCTGGAGTTCTCCCTcacctcctctacctcctcgtCCTCCACATCCATCAGCTCCTGCTCTGATCTGGAGTCTGACTGTGCAGATCAATCTGCCTCCATGTGTTCGTCCAACGACCAAGATAATCTTTCTGTCGCTCTGTCCCCCAAAGACCAAGCCCCTGATCGCCCGCCTCCTTCACGTTCACCCCCGTCTCTTCCTCTCAACCGCAATCCCTTCATCTTAACATCACATTCCCCAGTTGCCCCTGACTCCCCAGACGAGGGCTACCCCTCTGCCCTGGACTCCCCTTCCCCTGACTACTTAGGAGTCAAAGGTGattctgaggtcaccaaacTAGGTTTACTTGACTTTCTAGAATCAGTCGGGGAGTTTGGGAAAATGGAGCGCTTCAGCCAGGTGATCCAAGTGGCCCGTTGGGATCTGGAGGGGGAGCAACACTGGGATGTTCTGAGGGATCGGCTAGATCACCTGGATCGCCTGGAAAAGGTGAATAGAGAAGTAAAACTGGCCTACATTGCCAGACTCCACGAGAAGGGATTTGATCTTGGAGACCTAGAAGAGCAGGATCTCTCAGACGTCATGGATGAAATGGGCAACATCGACATTCCCTGGAAGTTGTATAAAAGCGGCAGAGGGGCGATGGGAGACTCTCAGGAGTTCTCAGATGCGGGGGTCGACCTCACAGCTCCGTCAGACTGTGAGGATCCTCTCGCTCCTGATTCACTCACCCCTTCTCCTGTCGAGCCTCCGCCAAGACCCCCCAAACCTCCGGCGCGTCATGCCAGCGTGAGCTCCGACCTCCATACCTACATCAATATCAGCAGGGAGACCACCTCCATGGCTGTCTCCACCTCTCCTACATTGTCTACTTTCTCCCCTAACTCCTCATCCCCTACATTCACCACTTTTAGATGTGAGAAACCCCTTCCTCCATCTCCACCCTCCATTCCTCCTCTCCCCACCTCTAAACCGGTCCCTTACCTTACCCTTTATAccaccccctctcctcctccatccatccccacCCCGACTCCTCCCATCCCTCCGCCTCGGAAGCGCCACCTTGCCAGAAAGGAGGCCCAGCGGCTCGCTGCTCTCCAAGCCCAACATGAAAAGACCCCCCTCTCCCTTCCTCCTCCGACCACACGCCCCCCACCTCTGCCACCTCCGCCAGTTATCTCaatctcctcctcatctcccccTGCCATACCACCTCCACCTGCTCtgcctcctcccccctccttccACGCACTGGATGTAGAAATTCGGAAGCTACTGATGCTTGCTGGATTGACCCAAGCTGAGCTCCTCAAACTCAGCCCAGAGCTTGGAGTTTGTGTTGGAGGGTTAGAGGATGAGGGAGATGGAGATCATATTATCTCGTCCAGGTCTGGAGAGGAATACGAGTTCAGActaaaagagagggaggaggataAGGAATGTGACACCGAGTTAATGGTTAGAGACGGATGGAGCAGCAGAGGCAAACTGGAAGGAGATCGAAGAGCAGATTTTGCAGCAGAAGGCAATAAGAAAGAGGAGAGCACACAGAGAACCACCTCGTTCACTGAGATGGcaaggagaaggaagaggagcagcggtgtgacctctgacccttaCTACAGCACAGGTTTTAGCAATACACATGAAACTAAAGCAAAGAGCTTTGAGGCTTTCCGGTATCCTAACGAGGTTCCAGATtcacctccccctcctccccctcctcgaCCCCTGCCCCCAATCCCCCCATCTGTGCCACCCCACAAAGTCAGCACTCTGCTGGCTAACTCTGCACAGCCTGAGCGATTTGATTGGCTCATAGCATTCACACCTGACTGTGAAGGCCCACCAAAGCTTCCACCCGTGGCAATGAGAAAATCTGTCGTGGAAGCTCAAAAGAAGCTCAGTTCATCGGGGTCGTCTCCAGGGTCAGCTCCTAAggttacaacatttaaagagATGCGCAATCGCAACAAGAGCGCCTCCCCACCAACAAAGGTGATCACTGATCCAGACCCTGACCCTAATGTTATCACTCCAGATGCAGATATACTGTACAACCTGAGGTGGAGAAGGGAGAAGGCAGGCAGCGATGGCAGCCAATGGGAGTACACCTCTCAGGCGCAGGCCTTCTTCATGCAGCCGCCACCGGCACTCACCTCGATGGCCGCTCTGAAGGAAATGCTCCAGAGAGCTGATGAAGAGGGTAGACAACCAGAGCTGTGCCCATCACAGAAGATCGGCTGCTCAGTCAGTGACAGCAGCCTGTGGACCATGGGCAGAGAGTGGGAGGGTGAAGAAGCTAAGAGGGAGGAAAAAGaagggaaagaagaagaagagaaggagaaggtgGAGGTGAGAGGACGAGCCGATGGAGGAAGGACTTTTGAATCGAGAACTACAG CTGTTCGCAGTGTCTCATTCGCTGGCTCTGTACCGAGGACAGAGACGTCCTGGATGGGCGAAGATGTGAAACATCCAATGAGAGGTCTGGGCCTGTCCTCTATGtgcctgcaggaaaaaaaag CTCTGGTCAGTGCGGTCAGTGTGGCAGTGGAAGCCATCTTGGCCCAGTTCAGCTCTTCTCGGACTGTCGTTCAGAAG TCTCTCTCAGTTAACAAG GCCTTATCAGGAGACAGCACTATAAATCCATCTCTGGGCCGTCTGGTGCTGCAGTGTCTCTGCCCTGCCCTGCACAGCTTGCTGACCGACGGCTTGAAACCACACCAGAGTGACCTGATTGCAGGCAGGAGGCCAAATTCTGCCTGGGGTCTGGTCCAGGCTTCAACCAGGCCAG GTCCTAAAACTCAAGCGCTGTTCAATCTACAAGTTCGTGTTGGACAGCTGCCCCAGCTCAGACAGAGCAAACACAGGTTCAACGCATTCCTCCTCGGCCTACTGAA CACCAAGTTCCTTGATTTCTGGCTGTCCCACCTCCAGTCCTGCAGTG ATGTGCTGGAGACGTATTACCGCCCCACCTCCTTTATGCGTCTGTCGATGACCACCTGCCAGCCTCTGTTCGAGGAGCTGCTCCTCGTGTTGCAGCCTCTCAGCCTGCTGACCTTCAACCTCGACCTGCTCTTCCAGCACCACCACTTAGAGCCAGACAGTCTCAGTCCGGAGATCCCCAGTCCACCTTGTCAGGATGCTGGATTCCAGCTTTCGACAGAGGGGTCCCAATCCAAACCCACAGGCTGCAGATATATCGAAAGCCTCTCGGAAGTAGACTTTGGGAGCCCAGAACATCAGGCAGCGAAAGAAAAATCATCCCCGTTGTTTAATCCAAAGAATGGAGGATCAGGAGAGTCAACACAAAGAGGTGCTGCACCCATAAAGGCTTCATCTACTCTCGGGCAGACAAGTCCTCAGCTGCTGTGGGTGCCGGAGAAGGAAATTGGAGACTTACCTCCTCCTGATGTCGAGGAGGACAGCCTCACTCAGCAGGCAGGACAG ATGATCCAGCAGGGATGGGGGGCTATGATCCGCTGGGGAGGCAGACTGAGTCACAACCTGTCTGAGATGAGCGTGAagaaggaggagatgaggatGAATCTGCCCTCCCAAGCAGAAAGTGACTTTGCTCCGGTCAGCAGCGGTGCTCAGGTCCCCTGGGGTCTCGGGCGACTCTTCGGAGCCTCGAAAAGCCTCAGCAGCCCCCCAGTTCACACACCACCAACCAG gcGTCCCTCTCAGTGGCTGGCTCCTGGTGTCACTGCACTGACCCGAATGGTGAGCAGCAACTCCACCCCAGTAATAAGGAGGGCCCCGGAGCCCCTGGGAGAACGTGAGCCAGAGTCAGAGAAAGAGGCCGACACACTGGAGATGAAGGACAAACCCAGACCCCTCAG GTCAGTACGAACGCTGTGCGACCACTCTGGAGCAGGTTCGGAGCTCAGCTTCTGCAAAGGGGAGGAACTGGTGGTGTTGGGAGGAGTCGATCAGGACTGGATTCGCTGTCgtcagggagacagagaggggctGGTACCTATTGGCTACACCTCTCTCATCATGTGA